From the Solanum stenotomum isolate F172 chromosome 4, ASM1918654v1, whole genome shotgun sequence genome, one window contains:
- the LOC125863400 gene encoding uncharacterized oxidoreductase At4g09670, whose product MAVSTIQIGILGCADIARKVSRAILLSQTATPYAVGSRSIEKAQKFAADNGFPATAKVYGSYEEVLDDPNVDAVYVPLPTSLHIKWAVLAAQKKKHLLLEKPIGLNIEEVDVILAACEANGVQFMDGTMWMHHPRTAKMKEFLSDAKQFGELKSVNTCFTFTADQNFLENDIRVKPDLDGLGALGDVGWYCIRGILWAADYELPKSVIALRNPVFNKAGVIISCGASLFWEDGKVGTFHCSFLTNLTMDLTAVGTKGTLHLHDFIIPFEEKKASFISAVQSGFKELVTGWEPKPSEYTVTTDIPQEALMVREFCKLVGSIKNEGAKPEKKWPTLSRKTSLVLDAVKASIEKGFEAVEIVS is encoded by the exons ATGGCAGTTTCCACCATACAAATCGGAATTTTAGGCTGTGCTGATATCGCACGGAAAGTATCACGCGCTATACTCCTTTCACAAACCGCTACTCCCTACGCTGTCGGCAGCCGTTCAATCGAAAAAGCCCAAAAATTCGCCGCCGACAATGGTTTTCCGGCGACGGCGAAAGTGTATGGTAGCTACGAAGAAGTTCTCGACGATCCAAATGTTGATGCGGTTTATGTGCCGTTACCGACAAGTCTTCATATCAAATGGGCTGTGCTTGCTGCCCAGAAGAAGAAGCATTTGTTGCTGGAAAAGCCTATAGGGTTGAATATTGAAGAAGTGGATGTGATTTTGGCGGCGTGTGAAGCTAATGGAGTGCAGTTTATGGATGGTACTATGTGGATGCATCATCCGAGGACGGCTAAGATGAAAGAATTTCTTTCGGATGCAAAGCAATTTGGGGAACTCAAATCG GTAAACACTTGTTTCACCTTTACTGCTGATCAAAACTTCCTTGAAAATGACATTCGTGTAAAACCAGATCTTGATGGTCTTGGTGCTCTTGGTGACGTTGGGTGGTATTGCATTAGAGGAATTTTGTGGGCTGCAGATTACGAGCTTCCCAAATCAGTAATTGCTTTGCGAAACCCTGTGTTCAACAAGGCAGGAGTGATTATATCATGCGGTGCTTCTTTATTTTGGGAAGACGGGAAGGTGGGAACTTTTCATTGCTCTTTCCTAACCAACTTGACAATGGATTTAACCGCTGTTGGAACAAAAGGCACGTTACACCTTCACGACTTCATCATCCCTTTCGAGGAGAAGAAAGCTTCATTTATCTCAGCAGTTCAATCTGGATTCAAAGAACTCGTAACAGGATGGGAGCCAAAACCAAGCGAGTACACGGTCACAACAGACATTCCCCAAGAAGCTCTCATGGTTAGGGAATTCTGTAAGCTGGTTGGAAGTATTAAAAATGAAGGCGCGAAACCTGAGAAGAAATGGCCAACTCTTAGTAGGAAGACATCTCTGGTTCTGGATGCTGTCAAGGCATCGATCGAAAAAGGTTTCGAAGCAGTGGAGATTGTAAGTTGA
- the LOC125863393 gene encoding NAC domain-containing protein 17-like, producing MKMFELSDSDSLAGFASSKNVFPPGFRFHPTDEELVLYYLKKKICRKRILLDAIADTDVYKWEPEDLPDLSKLKTGDRQWFFFSPRDRKYPNGARANRGTKRGHWKVTGKDRTITCNSRAVGVKKTLVFYKGRAPVGERTDWVMHEYTMDEEELKKCQNAQDYYALYKVFKKSGSGPKNGEQYGAPFREEEWADDDCPSAKGFVHQDAPPVDGGLEELLNPVLMEPLSVDYDYALEQLVHEEDTRSTLLDHSAKEVNFPHHSAVIAPAKESFDLTQSGTSQLQLHEVTEVTSAPIIYEQQLHVVEEDFREDFLEMNDLLGPEPSTQNFDNLELYVKNFDEAGPSGQNFDMPAGNFEDLQFDFLDGLSEFDLFHDAPLLDDIRTTEVGQITEPYMNNFVNGSENPASTTYISTFQHEMMNNQLMYLNEGEQTSNQLWTHDQRFNIFNPSEANQLVVPPATSGVVYDSILSNHPMGANQNQLPNQDDGTPSWLTSQLWAFVDSIPTAPAIAAESPVVNSAFKHMSSFSKMRINSRNMNVVAAGNTATSRSSRHSKTGLFYFSFLGILCAILCVLVGTFVNILRRLISS from the exons ATGAAGATGTTTGAGTTATCTGATTCGGATTCATTGGCTGGTTTTGCATCATCAAAGAATGTTTTTCCACCGGGATTTAGGTTTCATCCGACTGACGAGGAACTTGTTCTGTactatttgaagaagaagatctGCCGGAAGAGGATTCTGCTTGATGCCATTGCTGACACTGATGTTTACAAATGGGAACCGGAGGACTTGCCTG ATCTATCTAAGTTGAAAACTGGGGACCGGCAGTGGTTCTTCTTTAGTCCCAGAGATCGAAAGTATCCTAATGGAGCACGGGCAAACAGGGGAACGAAGCGTGGGCACTGGAAAGTTACCGGAAAGGATCGAACTATTACGTGCAACTCTCGTGCTGTTGGAGTTAAGAAGACCCTAGTCTTTTATAAAGGCCGAGCACCAGTAGGTGAACGGACAGACTGGGTGATGCATGAGTATACTATGGATGAAGAAGAGctgaaaaaatgtcaaaatgccCAGGACTACTATGCGCTTTACAAGGTATTTAAGAAGAGTGGCTCCGGGCCTAAGAATGGTGAGCAGTATGGTGCACCTTTTAGAGAAGAGGAGTGGGCTGATGATGACTGTCCAAGTGCCAAAGGCTTTGTCCATCAGGATGCTCCTCCTGTTGATGGTGGACTCGAGGAGTTGTTGAACCCTGTGCTTATGGAGCCACTTTCTGTAGATTATGATTATGCACTGGAGCAGCTTGTACATGAGGAGGATACTCGAAGTACCTTGCTAGATCATTCGGCAAAGGAAGTTAATTTTCCCCACCACAGTGCGGTGATTGCCCCAGCAAAGGAAAGCTTTGACCTGACACAGTCAGGCACATCACAGCTACAGTTACATGAGGTAACAGAAGTCACATCTGCTCCCATTATTTATGAACAGCAGCTACATGTGGTGGAAGAGGATTTCCGTGAAGATTTTCTGGAGATGAATGACCTCCTTGGTCCGGAGCCAAGCACTCAGAACTTTGATAACTTGGAGCTGTATGTTAAAAACTTTGATGAGGCAGGACCAAGTGGTCAAAACTTTGATATGCCTGCTGGAAACTTCGAAGATTTACAATTCGATTTTTTAGATGGGTTGTCAGAGTTTGACCTGTTTCATGATGCACCGTTGCTTGATGATATAAGAACAACTGAAGTTGGGCAAATTACTGAACCATACATGAACAACTTTGTGAATGGTTCTGAAAACCCTGCTTCTACAACATATATAAGCACTTTTCAGCATGAAATGATGAACAACCAGCTAATGTATTTGAATGAGGGAGAACAGACTAGCAATCAACTGTGGACACACGATCAAAGGTTCAACATCTTTAACCCCAGCGAGGCAAATCAGTTGGTTGTTCCTCCAGCTACTTCAG GTGTTGTATATGATAGTATTTTGTCAAATCATCCTATGGGCgcaaatcaaaatcaactacCCAATCAAGATGATGGTACACCATCATGGTTGACCTCTCAGTTGTGGGCCTTCGTGGATTCTATACCTACTGCTCCTGCTATAGCTGCTGAAAGTCCAGTGGTTAATAGTGCCTTTAAGCACATGTCTAGCTTTAGTAAGATGAGAATAAACTCCAGGAACATGAATGTTGTGGCAGCAGGTAATACAGCAACTTCAAGAAGTTCGCGCCACTCTAAGACTGggcttttttatttttcttttcttggaatACTGTGTGCAATCTTATGTGTGTTAGTAGGAACATTTGTCAACATCTTGAGGAGACTCATATCCTCTTAA